In a single window of the Raphanus sativus cultivar WK10039 chromosome 9, ASM80110v3, whole genome shotgun sequence genome:
- the LOC130500169 gene encoding uncharacterized protein LOC130500169 — MSEELPKRIFNEGDEPQVTQINNNCRIDYIIKKFEKWIPKEFADVKKDPFFSQVFKLHENGLGYSARVIHSILCREFLTYMMHELWFVFARRPHRFSLQEFHAVTGFECRTSLSLKIDLEDYAYDGGFWSKVLKRKDESITLFNLWNKDKVVVMKWKNADRIRLIYLAIILCVVLARDEKANIPLKYITLVMDLEKFRKYPWGVAAYDLLCSSIAKNRHKLKEKTTSYVLDGFSYALQIWAMEAVPKIGKLCGKKLDKSFANGPRCINWRGAAKVSYDEINRLEQIFTAEDVSYPYISWEGNMVVIQSQEFRRDDDVEDDRINVVMELIRAKHDFSEHIWNLKKLRFL; from the exons ATGTCTGAGGAGCTACCAAAGAGGATTTTTAATGAGGGCGACGAGCCCCAAGTAACTCAGATCAATAACAACTGCAGGATCGACTACATTATCAAGAAGTTCGAGAAGTGGATACCAAAGGAGTTTGCTGATGTGAAGAAAGATCCGTTTTTCTCTCAGGTTTTCAAGCTTCATGAGAATGGTCTTGGCTACTCCGCGAGAGTGATACACAGCATCTTGTGCAGGGAGTTTCTGACTTACATGATGCACGAGCTGTGGTTTGTTTTCGCGCGAAGGCCACATCGATTTTCACTCCAAGAGTTCCACGCAGTGACCGGGTTTGAGTGCAGGACTAGTCTTTCACTTAAGATTGACTTAGAAGACTATGCATATGACGGTGGTTTCTGGAGCAAGGTCTTGAAGAGGAAAGATGAATCCATTACACTCTTCAACTTGTGGAATAAGGACAAGGTAGTTGTGATGAAGTGGAAGAATGCAGATCGCATTAGACTGATCTACTTGGCCATCATTCTCTGTGTGGTTTTGGCGAGAGATGAGAAGGCCAATATACCCCTCAAATACATCACACTGGTCATGGATCTCGAGAAGTTTCGGAAGTATCCTTGGGGAGTTGCGGCTTACGACCTTCTCTGCAGTTCGATAGCCAAAAACCGTCACAAACTTAAGGAGAAGACAACAAGTTATGTGTTAGATGGATTCTCCTACGCCTTGCAGATTTGGGCTATGGAAGCTGTACCAAAGATTGGGAAGCTTTGTGGAAAGAAACTGGACAAAAGCTTTGCTAATGGTCCTAGATGCATCAACTGGAGGGGAGCTGCAAAGGTTTCATATGATGAGATCAATAGGCTGGAGCAAATCTTTACAGCAGAG GATGTCAGCTACCCATACATCTCATGGGAAGGGAATATGGTTGTAATCCAAAGTCAGGAATTTCGCAGAGATGATGATGTCGAGGATGACAGGATCAATGTTGTGATGGAGTTGATACGAGCTAAGCATGACTTCAGTGAGCATATTTGGAATTTGAAGAAACTGAGGTTTCTTTAG
- the LOC130500168 gene encoding uncharacterized protein LOC130500168 — protein MKAFVTQLFEDNFSAMEKRLQKQMSETFEQMKSDLIASRKEASVEVEHGGPSPSKMVSVSVCVIVLYDIGLDFVVFYKEAFASPVKFSQDDDIFRGIGTQGVENLSQASHVPEVDPSQTDKEEDWWTPMTTARGSQAKDKTPPPSQWKKWSKGNGKGPQLSDTPLPQDDSPESQLYYFSEESWDRFTQWSMNPIPLQIGPTIFNSTVATRIEMDAYMFIWRVNTSLGRWGPTRVAFMSAIFNLQLNAAYNVFHPDKKSYQLPEFLLGYGRGELPSHGRTNLVWGVDIDRLYFPLFVNGNHWIAVTVNIIERKVEAFDCGGRRNKNKQFLEKFAHMIPRIVKAVAPPDRQKKQLLSPYTIVEVPMKKRLNKSCCDCGVYALKHLECLLLGVDISLVDDEINQGCRQKIGVELWEATQDPIFAEVMTQYVPSAWERSEVFDLEED, from the exons ATGAAAGCTTTCGTGACACAGTTGTTTGAAGACAACTTTTCTGCAATGGAAAAGAGGCTACAGAAACAGATGTCCGAGACATTTGAGCAAATGAAGTCGGACCTCATTGCTTCCCGAAAAGAAGCAAGCGTTGAAGTTGAGCATGGAGGGCCTTCACCGTCCAAG ATGGTTTCGGTGTCTGTTTGTGTTATTGTCTTATATGATATCGGCCTGGATTTTGTTGTGTTTTATAAG GAAGCATTTGCGAGTCCAGTTAAATTCAGTCAAGATGATGATATCTTTCGAGGGATAGGTACTCAAGGCGTTGAAAATCTTTCTCAGGCTTCGCATGTGCCCGAAGTTGATCCATCTCAGACAGATAAGGAAGAAGATTGGTGGACTCCAATGACTACAGCGCGAGGTTCACAAGCTAAAGACAAGACACCACCTCCGTCACAGTGGAAGAAATGGTCTAAAGGAAATGGCAAAGGACCTCAGCTTAGTGATACACCATTGCCACAAGATGATTCTCCTGAGTCGCAACTGTATTATTTCTCTGAAGAATCATGGGACAGATTCACGCAATGGTCTATGAATCCCATACCTTTGCAAATTGGTCCTACAATCTTCAATTCGACTGTAGCTACAAGGATA GAAATGGATGCTTATATGTTTATATGGCGAGTTAACACATCTTTGGGACGTTGGGGCCCAACCCGTGTTGCTTTCATGTCCGCTATTTTCAACCTCCAACTCAACGCCGCATACAATGTGTTCCACCCTGACAAGAAATCTTACCAATTGCCTGAGTTTCTTCTTGGTTACGGGAGAGGAGAACTTCCGTCTCATGGGCGGACTAATCTAGTTTGGGGCGTTGATATTGATCGTCTATACTTTCCGTTGTTTGTGAACG GTAATCACTGGATTGCTGTCACCGTAAACATCATTGAAAGAAAAGTGGAAGCTTTTGATTGCGGTGGGAGAAGGAATAAGAATAAGCAATTCCTTGAGAAGTTTGCTCACATGATTCCTAGGATAGTGAAGGCCGTTGCACCACCTGATAGACAGAAGAAGCAACTCCTGTCACCATATACTATTGTGGAAGTCCCTATGAAGAAGAGATTGAACAAGTCATGTTGTGATTGCGGTGTATACGCACTCAAACACTTGGAGTGCCTACTGCTTGGTGTCGACATCAGCTTAGTGGATGACGAAATCAACCAGGGTTGCAGACAAAAGATTGGTGTGGAATTATGGGAGGCTACCCAAGATCCCATTTTCGCTGAGGTTATGACTCAATATGTGCCTTCAGCATGGGAGAGGTCTGAGGTCTTTGACCTTGAAGaagactga
- the LOC108827363 gene encoding F-box protein At4g00755, whose translation MDFVSNLDGDMCLAILSCLDDPSDLVRASAVSRSWRHFVIKQSLTKNLCLKLFPQLTSVDRVLEEETTINEEEEEEEDTRRRRREHRVYALLAKGCTSSPIQSCIADAIAASSTDRLPAESISNTLDERDRVGRTPSYWSSAGHHNPSVPETLLYKLKADLCLITQLSIHPFQVYYYPGRPICSSHYVRFRLGHLNNHSQDKNNYVWAYTSPQFALAQENRLQKFKLPEPVLCIGGYLLVEFLGRVQRCDADDLYYICVTHVKAMGRSLAKSFRVVDPDESSGKFGLKVLSYSDPQEMNDKEEEAGPSEFRTMRNRRLEQLVDFLHRHPTDVVQYAASDYYESDEEEEV comes from the exons ATGGATTTCGTGAGCAATCTAGATGGGGACATGTGTTTAGCCATTCTTTCTTGTCTAGATGATCCATCAGATCTTGTCCGTGCCAGTGCTGTCTCTCGCTCCTGGCGACACTTTG TGATTAAGCAGAGTCTCACCAAGAACCTTTGCTTGAAGTTGTTCCCCCAGCTAACCAGCGTGGATCGTGTACTAGAAGAGGAAACAACAATCaatgaagaggaggaggaggaggaggatacaagaagaagaagaagagagcacAGGGTTTATGCGTTATTAGCTAAAGGATGCACATCCTCTCCTATCCAAAGCTGTATCGCCGATGCCATTGCGGCGTCTTCTACTGATCGTCTCCCAGCAGAGAGCATCTCTAACACACTCGACGAAAGAGATAGAGTTGGTCGCACACCTTCCTACTGGTCTAGTGCAGGACACCACAACCCTTCGGTTCCCGAAACACTTCTTTACAAGTTGAAGGCTGACTTGTGTCTCATTACTCAACTCAGCATCCACCCATTCCAAG TTTATTATTATCCCGGTAGACCGATATGCTCTTCACATTATGTTCGTTTCCGGTTGGGTCACCTCAATAACCATTCACAAGATAAAAACAACTATGTATGGGCTTACACTTCACCACAGTTTGCCCTGGCTCAG GAAAATCGATTGCAGAAGTTTAAGCTTCCAGAGCCAGTTCTTTGCATTGGTGGGTATTTGCTAGTCGAGTTTCTAGGTCGAGTTCAGAGATGTGACGCTGATGATTTATACTACATATG TGTGACGCATGTCAAAGCGATGGGAAGATCATTAGCAAAATCTTTCCGGGTGGTGGATCCGGATGAGTCGTCAGGGAAGTTTGGGTTGAAGGTGTTGAGTTACAGTGATCCACAAGAAATGAATGACAAGGAAGAAGAGGCCGGGCCAAGTGAGTTTAGGACGATGAGAAACCGACGCCTTGAACAGCTCGTGGACTTCCTTCACAGGCATCCTACGGACGTCGTCCAGTACGCGGCGTCTGATTATTATGAGTcagatgaggaggaggaggtttaG
- the LOC108825066 gene encoding protein BPS1, chloroplastic-like, giving the protein MVLSRRNPLKALLPKKNNACISPHLLSLLNNFETSLTASIAELVPKDGDYITVSWMIQAMHSLCETHQSISTLMTTDVDLRPVSEMEESMYADISSKLLELCDAFTSELARLNRGNMLLKLAFSDPEDVSLSHLDCWRQHMASKNPKIENSGEVLSSLVEDMDRSHHHGLYKKVNKKNTKEYEEEKVLMRALYGVKVKTLYIFSVFAAAFSGSSKNILFINIPKEVEDEDEEDDQDEVPWEQAFMELQNMIMTTFLSKRFVVIKDVVAVESGVEMVYAVVQEGSVPNSLMFEPLIQSVMELSERLDLVSKETSCLFNTVIAARDELFERLRTKYEDELAESN; this is encoded by the coding sequence ATGGTCTTAAGCCGTAGAAACCCATTGAAGGCTCTGTTACCAAAGAAGAACAATGCATGCATATCCCCACATCTTCTCTCTCTACTGAATAACTTCGAGACAAGTTTGACGGCATCGATTGCAGAACTTGTACCAAAGGATGGTGATTATATCACTGTTTCTTGGATGATTCAAGCAATGCACTCTCTTTGTGAGACACACCAGAGTATCTCGACACTCATGACCACCGATGTCGACCTTCGTCCTGTATCCGAAATGGAAGAAAGTATGTACGCTGACATCAGTTCGAAGCTGCTTGAACTCTGCGACGCCTTCACCTCGGAGCTGGCCCGGCTTAACCGTGGGAACATGTTACTCAAGCTTGCTTTTAGTGATCCTGAGGATGTTTCTTTATCGCATCTCGACTGTTGGAGGCAGCACATGGCTTCCAAGAACCCTAAAATCGAAAACAGTGGTGAGGTTTTGAGTAGTCTTGTTGAAGACATGGATCGTAGTCATCACCATGGCCTCTACAAGAAGGTGAATAAGAAGAATACGAAAgaatatgaagaagaaaaagttcTCATGCGAGCTCTATATGGTGTGAAGGTCAAGACTCTATACATATTCAGCGTGTTTGCTGCAGCGTTTTCTGGTTCTTCCAAGAATATCTTGTTTATAAACATTCCAAAGGAGGTGGAGGATGAGGACGAGGAGGATGATCAGGACGAGGTTCCATGGGAACAAGCATTCATGGAACTTCAGAACATGATCATGACAACGTTCTTATCGAAGAGATTCGTGGTTATAAAAGATGTTGTGGCTGTTGAATCTGGTGTGGAGATGGTTTACGCGGTGGTCCAAGAAGGCTCAGTTCCTAACTCGTTGATGTTTGAGCCATTGATTCAATCAGTGATGGAACTTTCAGAAAGGCTTGATCTTGTCTCCAAGGAAACAAGTTGCCTGTTCAATACCGTGATCGCTGCTCGAGACGAATTGTTCGAGAGGCTTAGAACCAAATACGAAGATGAGCTAGCTGAGAGTAATTAA
- the LOC108827367 gene encoding uncharacterized protein LOC108827367 codes for MLRRPIPIEKMVQEFKKNHPNSHLLKIDKFSLLAKYGAAARVESSVFEICGRKWKINVEYDKDAEHVSIYLENQDPVNVKLKFQVYVVSQLKPEWYPKNNVIMEFDASPNPTLQGIKLMSLCGLKSKGFLIEDCCMFGATLPDQETERPGTAECYSLIEKPLNDKVTWMMTKFSSFDPEKAHLSNPFVVGNRKWRIEVHPRGYKRGKGESFSVYLVGEGFINNEPKAETFVKCKLRVLDQVNRNHVEKTASYWVDAEYDRDNGFDEFMPLSKLCEPYLVKDKLYVGVEFEVISVTKYV; via the exons ATGTTACGACGACCAATACCCATTGAAA AGATGGTGCAAGAGTTCAAGAAGAATCACCCAAATTCTCACTTGCTCAAGATAGACAAATTCTCTTTACTCGCAAAGTATGGGGCTGCTGCTCGTGTCGAATCTTCTGTTTTTGAGATCTGTGGTCGCAAATG GAAAATCAATGTGGAGTATGACAAGGATGCAGAGCATGTCTCCATTTACTTAGAGAATCAAGATCCAGTAAACGTTAAGCTCAAGTTTCAAGTCTATGTCGTAAGTCAGTTAAAGCCAGAATGGTACCCCAAAAACAATG TAATAATGGAATTTGATGCATCACCAAATCCGACTCTACAAGGAATAAAATTGATGTCACTGTGTGGTCTTAAGAGCAAAGGGTTTCTTATTGAAGATTGTTGTATGTTCGGTGCCACTCTTCCTGACCAGGAAACTGAGAGACCTGGAACAGCTGAATGTTATAGCCTAATTGAGAAGCCTCTCAATGACAAAGTCACTTGGATGATGACCAAGTTCTCCTCTTTCGACCCTGAAAAGGCTCATCTCTCCAATCCGTTTGTCGTTGGAAACCGCAAATG GAGAATTGAAGTTCATCCAAGAGGATATAAAAGGGGAAAAGGCGAATCATTCTCTGTGTATTTAGTGGGAGAAGGGTTTATCAACAATGAACCAAAGGCAGAGACTTTCGTGAAATGTAAGCTGAGAGTATTGGATCAAGTTAACCGCAATCATGTTGAGAAAACAG CTTCGTATTGGGTTGATGCAGAATATGATCGCGATAATGGTTTTGATGAGTTCATGCCTCTGTCGAAACTTTGTGAACCTTATTTGGTGAAGGATAAGCTTTACGTGGGAGTTGAGTTTGAAGTCATTTCTGTGACTAAATATGTATGA
- the LOC130500167 gene encoding F-box protein At4g00755-like — MAQENRLQKFKLPEPVLCVGGFLLVEFLGRVQRCDIDDLYYICVTHVKAMGRSLAKSFRVVDPDESSRKFGLKVLSYSDPQEMNDKEEEVGQSEFRTMRNRRLEQLVDFLHRHPTDVVQYAASDYYESDRRRRFSV; from the exons ATGGCtcag GAAAATCGATTGCAGAAGTTTAAGCTTCCAGAGCCCGTTCTTTGCGTTGGTGGGTTTTTGCTAGTCGAGTTTCTTGGTCGAGTTCAGAGGTGTGACATTGATGATTTATACTACATATG TGTGACGCATGTCAAAGCGATGGGAAGATCACTAGCAAAATCTTTCCGGGTGGTGGATCCGGATGAGTCGTCAAGAAAGTTTGGGTTGAAGGTGTTGAGTTACAGTGATCCACAAGAAATGAATGACAAGGAAGAAGAGGTGGGGCAGAGTGAGTTTAGGACGATGAGAAACCGACGCCTTGAACAGCTCGTGGACTTCCTGCACAGGCATCCTACGGACGTCGTCCAGTACGCGGCGTCTGATTATTATGAATCAGATAGGAGGAGGAGGTTTAGTGTGTGA
- the LOC108808328 gene encoding uncharacterized protein LOC108808328, translating into MVLVYVKSGEWMSSSSEEWSFVVDKDRRGRMVTLDATTLLERLKIMVCEDYGVEPNSVNVELSYEMVNQRGNPPIIISNDRQVANFMGYAKKGLGPTLCVTFSSSGVNQKERVNIDLNKEPCDSSNIEDEEVPEINPADFVKASKEPCDTRNEQVAGDGCGDENGDSENKSFQILTEKDGKSLRPDFVKKDQIFRSKMVLKATMEIWAMKHHFDYTVNKSTRKWWYIRCKDRLCNWAVRAGCLDGSTYFMINKCEGRHTCAPSKRSKFGKTASARTIGSLIQHRFDDSNEGPKSNEILQFMRMEHSVEITYSHAWEAHEFAIAAVRGIPDESYAKIPKYLHMIKEANPGMHTHYETVDDGRFLYLFMSFGQSVRGFYNTMRRVIVVDGTFLKNKYKGVLLVATAVDGNYNLYPLAFGVVDSENDDSWGWFFRQLKEVVADSHDLAFVSDRNSSIAKAIATVYPRSAHGICIHHLLTNVVKHFKEKGLTALVEQASKAYRYTEFQERITEIFDMNPELGRYLREADVRKWARSVFPGSRYDIRTTNPAESINSLLKIPRKYPVIPLLDSIREFMTRWFYERRLLSSKHLDPLTVKAGKKIDRRIVKAKGFQVYKIDNFRSLVKGDKYDCHVDLRRRTCTCGKYDIGKMPCRHVIPAIYSRGREVHSFTDDVYTTATWRKAYEESINPIAVPESDWNVPAKVKSKKVLPPDSRKNAGRPVKRRYETVEDKIKASQGSSKNKKHKCSRCGNEGHKRGTCDLPI; encoded by the exons ATGGTTCTAGTATATGTCAAATCTGGTGAATGGATGTCTAGTTCCAGCGAGGAGTGGAGTTTCGTGGTAGACAAAGACAGGCGTGGTCGAATGGTGACATTAGATGCTACAACTCTGTTGGAGCGGCTCAAGATCATGGTGTGTGAGGATTATGGCGTGGAACCTAATTCTGTTAATGTTGAGTTGAGTTATGAGATGGTGAATCAGAGAGGGAATCCTCCCATTATCATCAGCAATGATCGACAAGTAGCTAACTTTATGGGCTATGCGAAGAAGGGTTTAGGTCCTACCTTGTGTGTCACGTTCTCTAGTAGTGGTGTGAATCAAAAGGAACGAGTCAACATCGATTTGAATAAGGAGCCGTGTGATTCAAGTAATATTGAGGATGAGGAAGTTCCTGAAATAAATCCAGCAGACTTTGTCAAAGCGTCAAAGGAGCCTTGTGATACAAGGAATGAGCAAGTCGCTGGGGATGGTTGTGGTGACGAAAATGGAGACAGTGAAAACAAGAGTTTTCAAATCCTTACTGAAAAGGATGGTAAATCTTTGCGCCCAGATTTTGTGAAGAAGGATCAAATTTTCAGAAGTAAAATGGTTCTTAAAGCAACAATGGAGATTTGGGCGATGAAGCATCATTTTGATTACACTGTTAACAAATCTACTAGAAAGTGGTGGTACATTCGATGTAAGGATAGATTGTGCAACTGGGCTGTGCGTGCAGGATGTCTGGACGGGTCTACATACTTCATGATCAACAAGTGCGAGGGAAGACATACATGTGCTCCTTCGAAGAGAAGCAAGTTTGGGAAAACAGCATCGGCAAGAACAATTGGGAGTCTGATACAACATCGATTTGATGATTCAAATGAAGGCCCAAAATCAAACGAGATCCTTCAATTTATGAGAATGGAGCACAGTGTTGAGATCACTTATTCGCACGCTTGGGAAGCTCATGAGTTTGCAATAGCAGCTGTTAGAGGTATACCAGATGAAAGTTATGCTAAAATACCTAAATATTTGCATATGATCAAAGAAGCTAATCCTGGTATGCATACTCACTATGAAACTGTTGACGATGGGAGATTCTTGTATCTATTTATGTCGTTTGGGCAATCAGTTAGAGGATTCTACAATACAATGCGTAGGGTGATCGTTGTAGATGGAACgtttctgaaaaataaatacaaaggaGTTCTACTTGTTGCTACTGCTGTTGATGGTAACTATAATCTGTATCCGTTAGCATTTGGAGTTGTTGATTCAGAGAATGATGATTCATGGGGGTGGTTCTTCAGACAATTGAAAGAGGTTGTTGCTGACTCACACGACTTAGCTTTTGTTTCGGATAGAAATTCATCAATCGCTAAAGCTATTGCCACTGTCTACCCTCGATCAGCACATGGAATTTGCATTCACCACTTGCTGACCAATGTGGTTAAACATTTTAAGGAGAAGGGGTTGACTGCCTTGGTCGAACAAGCTTCAAAGGCATATAGGTACACTGAATTTCAGGAACGTATCACCGAAATTTTTGATATGAATCCTGAGCTCGGAAGATATCTACGGGAGGCTGATGTGCGAAAATGGGCTCGTTCTGTCTTCCCTGGTTCCAGGTATGACATTAGGACCACAAACCCCGCAGAATCCATAAATTCACTTCTGAAAATACCTAGAAAATATCCGGTTATTCCTTTACTGGATAGTATAAGAGAATTCATGACTCGATGGTTCTACGAGCGTCGCCTGTTAAGCTCTAAACATCTTGATCCTTTAACCGTTAAGGCGGGAAAAAAGATTGATAGGAGAATTGTGAAGGCAAAAGGATTTCAGGTTTACAAGATTGACAACTTCAGATCGCTTGTGAAAGGAGACAAGTATGATTGTCATGTTGATTTGCGAAGAAGAACATGCACATGTGGGAAGTACGATATAGGAAAAATGCCTTGCAGACACGTCATTCCTGCAATTTATTCACGAG GAAGGGAAGTACACAGTTTTACTGATGATGTATACACCACTGCAACGTGGAGAAAAGCCTATGAGGAGTCCATTAATCCAATAGCAGTCCCAGAGTCTGACTGGAATGTCCCAGCAAAGGTTAAAAGTAAAAAGGTGTTGCCACCAGATTCAAGAAAGAATGCTGGTCGACCCGTGAAGAGAAGGTATGAAACAGTAGAAGACAAGATTAAAGCTTCTCAAGGATCAAGCAAGAATAAAAAGCACAAGTGCAGCCGTTGTGGTAACGAAGGACACAAGAGGGGAACTTGCGATTTACCCATTTAG
- the LOC108827361 gene encoding uncharacterized protein LOC108827361 isoform X2 — translation MSRRPIPIDEMVQEFKKNHPNSHLLKIDNFSLLAKYGADRVRSSVFDICGRKWKIIVKYNNREKQVSVFLENQDPVDVELKFQVYVVSQLKAEWYPKNNVTGDFSASSKPIQKSITNLMSLYGLERKGFLIEDCCMFGATLPDQETERPGTAECYSLIEKPLNGKVTWMMTKLSSFDPEQAHLSNPFVVGNRKWRIEVHPSGYRETDESFSVYLVGEGFINNEPKAETLLKFKLRVLDQVNRNHVEKTEYDRDDDFDKFMPLSKLCEPYLVKDKLYVGVEFEVISVTKYV, via the exons ATGTCACGACGACCAATACCCATTGATG AGATGGTGCAAGAGTTCAAGAAGAATCACCCAAATTCTCACTTGCTCAAGATAGACAATTTCTCTTTACTCGCAAAGTATGGGGCTGATCGTGTCCGATCTTCTGTTTTTGATATCTGTGGTCGCAAATG GAAAATCATTGTGAAATATAACAATCGTGAAAAGCAAGTCTCCGTTTTCTTAGAGAATCAAGATCCAGTAGACGTTGAGCTCAAGTTTCAGGTCTATGTCGTAAGTCAGTTAAAGGCAGAATGGTACCCCAAAAACAATG TAACAGGGGACTTTAGTGCATCATCAAAACCGATACAAAAAAGTATTACAAATTTGATGTCACTGTATGGTCTTGAGAGGAAAGGGTTCCTTATTGAAGATTGTTGTATGTTCGGTGCCACTCTTCCTGACCAGGAAACTGAGAGACCTGGAACAGCTGAATGTTATAGCCTAATTGAGAAGCCTCTCAATGGCAAAGTCACTTGGATGATGACCAAGTTATCCTCTTTCGACCCTGAACAGGCTCATCTCTCCAATCCATTTGTCGTTGGAAACCGCAAATG GAGAATTGAAGTTCATCCAAGTGGTTATAGGGAAACAGACGAATCATTCTCTGTGTATTTAGTGGGAGAAGGGTTTATCAACAATGAACCAAAGGCAGAGACTTTGTTGAAATTTAAGCTGAGAGTATTGGATCAAGTTAACCGCAATCATGTTGAGAAAACAG AATATGATCGAGATGATGATTTTGATAAGTTCATGCCTCTGTCGAAACTTTGTGAACCTTATTTGGTGAAGGATAAGCTTTACGTGGGAGTTGAGTTTGAAGTCATTTCTGTGACTAAATATGTTTAA
- the LOC130499772 gene encoding homeobox-leucine zipper protein HDG11-like, whose translation MRADNSVLKAENDKIRCVNIAIREALKHAICPNCGGPPVSEDPYLDEQKLRMENAHLREELERMSTVASKFMGRPISSHISTLHPMHISPLDLSMTSLTGPSLDFDLLPGSSMSSNFAISDMDKPIMNDIALTAMQELLRLVHTNEPLWNRADGCRDVLNLGSYENVFPRSSNRGKNHNHRIEASRSSAMRISIETKEFLRILGLVAILRETYFMKQVFINQ comes from the exons ATGAGAGCAGATAACAGTGTACTAAAAGCAGAGAACGACAAGATTAGATGCGTGAACATTGCCATCAGAGAAGCTCTCAAGCATGCTATATGCCCAAACTGTGGTGGTCCTCCTGTTAGTGAAGATCCTTATTTAGATGAGCAAAAGCTTCGCATGGAAAACGCACATCTCAGAGAagag CTTGAAAGAATGTCCACGGTTGCATCAAAGTTCATGGGAAGACCAATCTCTTCTCACATCTCAACGCTACATCCAATGCACATCTCCCCGTTGGATCTGTCAATGACTAGCTTAACTGGTCCTTCACTGGATTTCGATCTTCTTCCAGGAAGCTCTATGTCTAGTAACTTTGCTATATCTGACATGGATAAGCCTATTATGAACGACATTGCTTTGACTGCTATGCAAGAATTGCTCAGGCTTGTTCACACAAACGAGCCTCTGTGGAACAGAGCAGATGGGTGCAGAGACGTTCTCAATCTTGGAAGCTATGAGAATGTTTTCCCAAGGTCAAGTAACCGAGGGAAGAACCATAACCATAGAATCGAGGCGTCTAGGTCCTCTGCTATGAGAATTTCAATTGAAACCAAAGAGTTTTTGAGAATACTAGGGCTAGTTGCAATACTTCGAGAGACATATTTTATGAAGCAAGTTTTCATAAATCAATGA
- the LOC108827361 gene encoding uncharacterized protein LOC108827361 isoform X1, producing the protein MSRRPIPIDEMVQEFKKNHPNSHLLKIDNFSLLAKYGADRVRSSVFDICGRKWKIIVKYNNREKQVSVFLENQDPVDVELKFQVYVVSQLKAEWYPKNNVTGDFSASSKPIQKSITNLMSLYGLERKGFLIEDCCMFGATLPDQETERPGTAECYSLIEKPLNGKVTWMMTKLSSFDPEQAHLSNPFVVGNRKWRIEVHPSGYRETDESFSVYLVGEGFINNEPKAETLLKFKLRVLDQVNRNHVEKTASYWVDAEYDRDDDFDKFMPLSKLCEPYLVKDKLYVGVEFEVISVTKYV; encoded by the exons ATGTCACGACGACCAATACCCATTGATG AGATGGTGCAAGAGTTCAAGAAGAATCACCCAAATTCTCACTTGCTCAAGATAGACAATTTCTCTTTACTCGCAAAGTATGGGGCTGATCGTGTCCGATCTTCTGTTTTTGATATCTGTGGTCGCAAATG GAAAATCATTGTGAAATATAACAATCGTGAAAAGCAAGTCTCCGTTTTCTTAGAGAATCAAGATCCAGTAGACGTTGAGCTCAAGTTTCAGGTCTATGTCGTAAGTCAGTTAAAGGCAGAATGGTACCCCAAAAACAATG TAACAGGGGACTTTAGTGCATCATCAAAACCGATACAAAAAAGTATTACAAATTTGATGTCACTGTATGGTCTTGAGAGGAAAGGGTTCCTTATTGAAGATTGTTGTATGTTCGGTGCCACTCTTCCTGACCAGGAAACTGAGAGACCTGGAACAGCTGAATGTTATAGCCTAATTGAGAAGCCTCTCAATGGCAAAGTCACTTGGATGATGACCAAGTTATCCTCTTTCGACCCTGAACAGGCTCATCTCTCCAATCCATTTGTCGTTGGAAACCGCAAATG GAGAATTGAAGTTCATCCAAGTGGTTATAGGGAAACAGACGAATCATTCTCTGTGTATTTAGTGGGAGAAGGGTTTATCAACAATGAACCAAAGGCAGAGACTTTGTTGAAATTTAAGCTGAGAGTATTGGATCAAGTTAACCGCAATCATGTTGAGAAAACAG CTTCATATTGGGTTGATGCAGAATATGATCGAGATGATGATTTTGATAAGTTCATGCCTCTGTCGAAACTTTGTGAACCTTATTTGGTGAAGGATAAGCTTTACGTGGGAGTTGAGTTTGAAGTCATTTCTGTGACTAAATATGTTTAA